The Balaenoptera acutorostrata chromosome 15, mBalAcu1.1, whole genome shotgun sequence genome contains a region encoding:
- the BHLHE23 gene encoding class E basic helix-loop-helix protein 23 codes for MSTCLPGEPSGPGGAAMAELKSLSGDAYLALSHGYAAAAVGLAYGAARGPEAARGYGAPGPGGDLPAAPAPRAPAAAAESSGEQSGDEDDAFEQRRRRRGPGGAADGRRRPREQRSLRLSINARERRRMHDLNDALDGLRAVIPYAHSPSVRKLSKIATLLLAKNYILMQAQALDEMRRLVAYLNQGQGLAAPVAAAPLTPFGQAAVYPFSAGAALPCPDKCAAFSGTPSALCKHCNGKP; via the coding sequence ATGAGCACCTGCCTGCCCGGCGAGCCCTCGGGCCCCGGAGGCGCGGCCATGGCCGAGCTCAAGTCGCTGTCGGGGGACGCGTACCTGGCGCTGAGCCACGGCtacgcggcggcggcggtgggcCTCGCCTACGGGGCGGCCCGGGGGCCCGAGGCGGCCCGCGGCTACGGCGCGCCGGGCCCGGGCGGCGACCTCCCCGCGGCGCCCGCGCCCCGAGCTCCGGCCGCGGCGGCCGAGAGCAGCGGCGAGCAGAGCGGCGACGAGGATGACGCCTTcgagcagcggcggcggcggcgcgggcccGGGGGCGCGGCGGACGGGCGGCGGCGGCCCCGGGAGCAGCGCTCGCTGCGGCTGAGCATCAACGCGCGGGAGCGGCGGCGCATGCACGACCTCAACGACGCGCTGGACGGGCTGCGCGCCGTCATCCCCTACGCGCACAGCCCGTCGGTGCGCAAGCTCTCCAAGATCGCCACGCTGCTGCTCGCCAAGAACTACATCCTCATGCAGGCGCAGGCCCTGGACGAGATGCGGCGCCTCGTGGCCTACCTCAACCAGGGCCAGGGCTTGGCCGCTCCGGTGGCCGCCGCGCCCTTGACGCCCTTCGGCCAGGCCGCCGTGTACCCCTTCTCCGCCGGCGCCGCGCTGCCCTGCCCAGACAAGTGCGCCGCCTTCTCCGGGACGCCCTCGGCGCTTTGCAAACACTGTAACGGGAAGCCGTAA